One window of the Spea bombifrons isolate aSpeBom1 chromosome 8, aSpeBom1.2.pri, whole genome shotgun sequence genome contains the following:
- the LOC128502604 gene encoding heat shock factor protein 3-like, with the protein MKEPTAPQCNSIVPAFLVKLWTLVEDPTNVDVISWNWNGQNFCILDEQRFSKEILPKYFKHNNLSSFIRQLNMYGFRKVMNLESGLAKSEHGTPIEFTHPCFKKGKAELLENIKRKMSSVKTEDPHLSQDELQKVFSELQELKDAQNDVDTKLENMRRENETLWKEVSSLRRRHSQQQKLLAKILQFILSLMRGNIVMGNKRKRPLTIEASQPPSKYGCHVLHFPENKRKRMNLHSQHPGTSTDDVFIIHEISGPGEGTSDVPPPAIEQPRNYIVPPVTPTNTEKHQNVEEVILVGDPVLNSQLPNPEQPMIPSGCLDEDGLALDICHTNSSEDTDSVINSILNENNTQSSADMLDCEEIQDFLSCIDASLEDLQSILSKKRLNVEADFLEGLFKPDLLSSDTTVTENNAGPLSELQDSDKQVTLPDDEDLLNKGKQLMQYTGNHVLSLFDELTAANSGSPSDPIDHLAGAAESILPDSSTEQRGSALEEDACKEVNLLVEDFSGSHGLPIFVLSPVNKLIDEATETDNV; encoded by the exons ATGAAAGAGCCCACTGCACCTCAGTGTAATTCCATTGTCCCCGCGTTTTTGGTCAAACTCTGGACCCTTGTGGAAGATCCGACTAATGTTGACGTCATCTCGTGGAACTGG aatggACAGAACTTTTGTATTCTGGATGAGCAGCGGTTTTCCAAAGAAATTCTGCCCAAGTACTTTAAGCATAACAACTTGTCAAGCTTTATTCGGCAGCTTAATATGT ATGGTTTCAGGAAGGTAATGAACCTAGAGAGTGGGCTTGCAAAATCAGAGCACGGAACACCCATTGAGTTCACTCATCCTTGTTTTAAGAAGGGAAAGGCAGAGTTGCTGGAAAATATTAAGCGCAAG ATGTCTTCAGTAAAAACAGAAGACCCTCATCTGTCTCAGGATGAGTTACAGAAAGTGTTTTCTGAGTTGCAAGAGTTAAAAGATGCTCAAAACGATGTGGATACAAAATTGGAAAACATGAGAAG GGAAAATGAGACTCTTTGGAAGGAGGTGTCTTCACTCAGAAGAAGACACAGCCAACAGCAAAAACTGCTTGCAAAA aTACTTCAGTTCATTCTAAGTCTAATGAGAGGAAACATTGTGATGGGAAACAAAAGGAAAAG ACCCTTAACAATTGAAGCATCCCAACCACCTTCAAAGTATGGATGTCATGTCTTACACTTCCCTGAAAATAAGAGGAAGCGG ATGAATCTCCACTCTCAACATCCTGGAACCTCTACTGACGATGTGTTTATTATCCATGAAATCTCAGGTCCAGGGGAGGGAACATCAGATGTCCCCCCACCCGCTATAGAACAACCACGAAACTACATAGTTCCGCCTGTAACACCAACAAACACTGAAAAGCATCA GAATGTAGAAGAGGTTATTCTGGTGGGTGATCCAGTTTTAAACTCACAGCTGCCCAATCCAGAGCAGCCCATGATTCCTAGTGGCTGTTTGGATGAAGATGGCCTGGCATTGGATATATGTCACACAAATTCTAGTGAGGATACTGATAGTGTCATCAATTCAATCCTCAATGAAAACAATACCCAAAGCAGTGCAGACATGCTAGACTG TGAGGAGATCCAGGACTTCTTGAGCTGTATTGATGCCAGTCTAGAAGATCTGCAAAGTATTCTGTCCAAGAAGAGGCTTAATGTGGAAGCTGATTTTCTTGAAGGg CTGTTTAAACCTGACTTGTTATCCTCAGATACTACAGTGACTGAAAACAATGCTGGTCCATTGAGT gAACTTCAAGACAGTGACAAACAAGTTACATTACCTGATGATGAAGACCTTCTGAATAAAg GCAAACAATTGATGCAATACACAGGGAACCACGTGCTCTCCTTATTTGATGAGCTGACAGCAGCAAATAGCGGTTCCCCATCTGATCCAATAGATCATCTTGCAGGAGCTGCTGAAAGTATCCTTCCTGACAGTTCCACTGAACAGAGGGGCAGTGCTTTAGAAGAGGACGCATGCAAAGAAGTAAACTTACTGGTCGAGGATTTCAGTGGCTCCCATGGATTGCCTATTTTTGTCCTCAGTCCAGTTAATAAGTTAATTGATGAAGCCACAGAGACTGATAATGTCTGA